One genomic segment of Candidatus Wallbacteria bacterium includes these proteins:
- a CDS encoding tetratricopeptide repeat protein, with protein sequence MKIKLLGLVFILYCSGARADEFTGDLTLADQLYSKGDYTRAALAYERAIAAYPSAAAYNNLGNARLALFDYPMALACFKKAIGLDPEYAEPWYNLGNAVYDQHRFADAAGAYQKSIDISPGFEQAWYNLGNAFFKLELYSEARKSYARALELNPADYQAAYNFGNCCYDLHEYPEAIQAYKAAAQLNPHDPLPHKNMYELYLIINNRNSANSELEIVRKMSGLLAEELLRFKPGNTVRK encoded by the coding sequence ATGAAGATCAAGCTGTTAGGGCTCGTTTTCATTCTGTATTGTTCAGGTGCAAGGGCTGATGAATTTACAGGGGATCTCACACTTGCAGATCAACTGTATTCAAAGGGGGACTATACCAGAGCCGCTTTGGCCTATGAGAGAGCCATTGCAGCATACCCTTCAGCTGCAGCTTACAACAATCTGGGTAACGCTCGTCTCGCTCTCTTTGACTATCCGATGGCCCTCGCCTGCTTTAAAAAGGCTATCGGGCTGGATCCGGAATATGCTGAGCCCTGGTATAATCTGGGCAATGCTGTTTATGACCAGCATAGATTCGCAGACGCAGCCGGAGCCTATCAGAAATCCATAGACATCTCACCAGGATTCGAACAAGCCTGGTATAATCTTGGGAACGCATTTTTCAAGCTTGAACTGTATTCAGAAGCGAGGAAATCTTATGCTCGCGCCCTGGAACTGAATCCAGCTGATTATCAGGCGGCGTATAATTTCGGTAACTGCTGCTATGACCTTCATGAATATCCGGAGGCTATCCAGGCATATAAAGCAGCAGCCCAGCTCAACCCTCACGATCCGCTGCCGCATAAAAACATGTATGAACTGTATCTGATCATAAATAACAGAAATTCAGCGAACAGTGAATTGGAAATTGTCAGGAAAATGTCGGGGTTACTGGCGGAAGAACTGCTGAGATTCAAACCCGGCAATACAGTAAGGAAGTAG
- a CDS encoding ChaN family lipoprotein: MIKIAVFIVVLLANLLQAAEPVADSVTVFETKTGNRITLSEAVLQLNQADVVFVGENHDDLVTHQLELEIFRQLTGLSKSWNLSLEMFERDVQDTLEKYLKGEISEEVFLSDSRPWPNYMTDYRPLVESAKESGLHVLAANIPRQYASMVAKQGPEVLKKLSTEEAALVSHQLLAPEDRYYEKFLETMKAQMGEKGARGMGQMFKSMYNAQCIKDDTMAESIFQYLSANPGKKIVQFNGDFHSDERLGTPQRLSLLNGSLEITVVSIVPVDDPKIAKLDPKTRMLGDFVIFCERKSEGDKLSTARMFKNQNQVRIKSHYIDAALYPVENRIEAQDRVVLESPTRSPFFFYLYKGLTVGTIETDSLPYGSVEIQNDLRMTMELKDDYIVVAVTPAADKPLENFLVRYSGKIYEPLQGRKLNQTHDFTPGMISCAINEGVFLPASCGWYPYVENELSRFTARISVPTTLTVVTQGDTVKREITESREISSWDSDKPFDGLTLVAGNFRCQTLQAGKVALSTYLAPDHAQIADEILPMLKSYLEFYEKTIGTFPYQKYDVVENFFPSGFGMPTFTVLAPQLLNPKMLFVLRDPGVLAHELVHSWWGNCVFPDPESGNWCEALTTYFANYYWIECNDGEKGARDWRRRTVMEYSEIKPGEDYPLNDFKTQNDRNDALIGYNKGAMFLHHLRRICGDDKFMNSVRHFTESCSGRYAGWQQLRNSFLKNYEGSRDLNQVFEEWLLRKGAPDFKFEKLNKTDKAIEFDLCFTGEVYHINIPVVFNSPKPNERIIEMEQKSKHVYFESSTAIISASIDPDFHVLRKVYPEEYPLSLSMTLERKPLIIIPDEGQEHERFLEFAKALGGENCLVRKASEFKQSDLEQDLFLLGNLENNPGLNLISSKLTGIFSYNKFGFTLNSVLYGKNLQSGLVTIRNPFQAEKLISFYYCNSLDAVKPVRNLAMYSDCSYYVFDLESQSGKPLVSGEILSGKSPLEIE, encoded by the coding sequence ATGATAAAAATCGCAGTTTTCATAGTAGTTCTGCTGGCAAACCTTTTGCAAGCAGCCGAACCGGTTGCCGACAGCGTGACTGTCTTTGAGACCAAGACCGGCAACAGGATCACACTGTCAGAAGCTGTGCTGCAGCTGAATCAGGCAGATGTAGTCTTTGTAGGCGAAAATCACGACGACCTGGTCACGCATCAGCTGGAACTGGAAATTTTCCGGCAGCTGACCGGGCTCAGCAAATCCTGGAATCTGTCCCTGGAAATGTTCGAGCGCGATGTCCAGGACACTCTGGAAAAGTATCTCAAGGGTGAAATTTCCGAGGAAGTCTTCCTCTCAGACAGCCGCCCCTGGCCCAATTACATGACTGATTACAGGCCGCTGGTCGAATCCGCTAAAGAGAGCGGCCTCCATGTCCTGGCTGCCAACATTCCCAGGCAATACGCTTCCATGGTCGCTAAACAGGGGCCTGAAGTCCTGAAAAAACTCTCAACAGAAGAAGCCGCCCTGGTCAGCCACCAGCTGCTGGCTCCGGAAGACAGATATTACGAGAAATTCCTGGAAACCATGAAAGCTCAGATGGGGGAGAAAGGTGCGAGAGGGATGGGGCAGATGTTCAAGAGCATGTACAATGCCCAGTGCATCAAGGATGACACCATGGCAGAGTCGATCTTCCAATACCTCTCAGCGAATCCCGGAAAAAAGATCGTGCAGTTCAACGGGGACTTCCATTCGGACGAACGTCTCGGCACTCCACAGCGTCTCTCACTTCTCAACGGTTCCCTGGAAATAACCGTAGTTTCCATCGTACCTGTGGACGATCCCAAAATTGCGAAGCTCGATCCGAAAACCAGAATGCTCGGCGATTTCGTGATTTTCTGTGAACGCAAGTCCGAGGGTGACAAGCTTTCCACAGCCAGAATGTTCAAGAATCAGAATCAAGTGCGGATCAAATCTCATTACATCGATGCCGCGCTGTATCCTGTTGAGAATCGGATCGAAGCCCAGGACAGGGTAGTGCTTGAATCTCCTACCAGAAGCCCTTTCTTTTTCTACCTTTATAAGGGTCTGACAGTAGGAACGATCGAGACAGACAGCCTGCCTTACGGCAGCGTGGAGATCCAAAACGATCTCCGGATGACCATGGAATTGAAGGACGACTATATAGTCGTGGCTGTGACTCCAGCTGCTGACAAACCTCTGGAAAACTTTCTGGTCAGATATTCCGGGAAGATCTACGAACCCCTGCAGGGACGCAAGCTTAACCAGACACACGACTTCACGCCAGGCATGATTTCCTGCGCAATCAATGAAGGTGTTTTCCTGCCCGCATCCTGCGGCTGGTATCCATACGTGGAAAACGAGTTGTCCAGATTCACAGCGAGAATCTCGGTTCCCACGACATTGACTGTGGTCACTCAGGGTGACACTGTCAAGCGCGAAATCACAGAATCCCGTGAAATCTCCAGCTGGGATTCTGATAAACCTTTCGACGGCCTGACCTTGGTGGCAGGCAATTTCCGCTGCCAGACCCTGCAGGCCGGCAAAGTGGCACTCTCGACTTATCTGGCTCCTGATCACGCCCAGATTGCGGACGAGATCCTGCCGATGTTGAAAAGTTACCTTGAATTCTATGAAAAAACGATCGGCACTTTCCCTTATCAAAAATACGATGTGGTGGAAAATTTCTTCCCTTCAGGATTCGGGATGCCTACTTTCACGGTACTCGCGCCTCAGCTTTTGAATCCCAAAATGCTGTTCGTGCTGCGCGACCCGGGAGTGCTGGCGCATGAGCTGGTGCATTCCTGGTGGGGCAACTGCGTTTTCCCGGATCCAGAGAGCGGAAACTGGTGCGAAGCTCTCACAACCTATTTTGCGAATTATTACTGGATTGAATGTAACGACGGCGAAAAAGGAGCCCGTGACTGGCGGCGCAGGACTGTGATGGAATATTCAGAGATCAAACCAGGAGAGGACTATCCGCTCAATGATTTCAAAACCCAGAATGACCGGAATGACGCCCTGATCGGATACAATAAAGGTGCGATGTTCCTCCACCACCTGCGCAGGATCTGCGGAGACGATAAATTCATGAATTCCGTGCGTCATTTCACAGAGAGCTGCAGCGGTCGCTATGCCGGCTGGCAGCAGCTCAGAAATTCCTTTCTTAAAAACTATGAGGGCTCCCGGGATCTCAATCAGGTTTTTGAGGAATGGCTGCTGCGCAAGGGTGCTCCTGATTTCAAATTTGAAAAACTGAATAAAACGGATAAGGCGATTGAATTTGATCTCTGCTTTACAGGTGAAGTCTATCACATCAACATCCCTGTAGTTTTTAACTCCCCAAAGCCCAACGAGCGGATCATAGAAATGGAGCAGAAAAGCAAACATGTCTATTTCGAGTCCAGTACAGCCATCATTTCAGCTTCCATAGACCCTGATTTTCATGTGCTGCGCAAAGTTTATCCTGAAGAATATCCGCTTTCACTCTCAATGACCCTGGAGAGGAAACCGCTGATCATTATTCCTGATGAAGGACAGGAGCATGAACGTTTCCTGGAATTCGCGAAAGCTCTGGGTGGAGAAAACTGCCTGGTCAGGAAAGCTTCAGAGTTCAAGCAGTCAGACCTGGAGCAGGATCTATTCCTGCTGGGAAACCTGGAAAACAATCCAGGTCTCAACCTGATCAGCTCCAAACTGACAGGGATTTTCTCTTATAATAAATTCGGCTTTACTCTGAACAGCGTTTTATACGGTAAAAATCTGCAGTCAGGTCTGGTGACAATCCGGAATCCATTCCAAGCCGAGAAGTTGATTTCTTTTTACTACTGCAACAGCCTGGATGCGGTGAAACCTGTGCGAAATCTTGCCATGTATTCAGACTGTTCATATTATGTTTTCGACCTGGAATCCCAGTCCGGTAAACCCCTTGTTTCAGGCGAGATCCTGTCAGGTAAAAGTCCGCTGGAGATTGAATGA